Proteins co-encoded in one Brassica oleracea var. oleracea cultivar TO1000 chromosome C4, BOL, whole genome shotgun sequence genomic window:
- the LOC106338394 gene encoding uncharacterized protein LOC106338394: protein MTSRRSNSRDFNMVRTRTGSANAERIRSGDVSDALTEVLREETQLPQPSTQGAKDPEGEKSVTRVKSSSATVSEGRDRPPKNDKTNGSDRRLCDSGKAAVAKPFNWQFSHSKDCPITEDPDSVAHLAIEANNEFAVTLEKRLQDVPRSDELYEIKKVVRELKLGLKMAQDRECANAAQLAAAEKLGNQAASLEARLRVVSNERKSALEQFSDDLRRATHEAKTTMADSYLDVLVSLKEKWEKKKAATDCEARLQEVVANIDLLKEIMSNNLLASDELLRLRAKEIELGSEIDVMATSDFSVGKLDLPQISEDFFDKVPSAADDVAKCSGDRTGTGYRELDRSERIGGLSYKADEGSSVLL, encoded by the exons ATGACTTCGAGAAGATCCAACTCTCGCGATTTCAACATGGTACGAACTCGAACTGGTAGTGCCAATGCGGAACGTATTCGATCCGGAGATGTGAGTGATGCGCTCACAGAAGTTCTTCGTGAGGAGACCCAACTTCCGCAGCCTTCAACCCAAGGGGCCAAAGACCCCGAGGGTGAAAAATCGGTTACTCGCGTTAAGTCGAGTAGCGCAACGGTTTCGGAGGGGCGTGATCGTCCTCCGAAGAACGATAAAACGAATGGTTCGGATCGTCGTCTTTGTGACTCGGGCAAAGCGGCTGTTGCTAAGCCGTTCAACTGGCAGTTCTCGCATTCCAAGGATTGTCCTATTACGGAAGATCCAGATAGTGTTGCTCATTTG GCTATTGAGGCTAACAACGAGTTTGCGGTGACTTTAGAAAAACGCCTGCAAGATGTTCCTCGTTCTGACGAACTTTATGAAATAAAGAAGGTCGTTCGTGAGCTAAAGCTCGGTCTAAAGATGGCTCAAGACCGGGAGTGTGCCAATGCTGCTCAACTGGCTGCCGCTGAAAAGCTGGGGAATCAGGCTGCTTCACTCGAAGCTCGTCTACGAGTTGTGAGTAACGAAAGGAAGTCGGCCCTCGAGCAA TTCTCTGACGACCTTCGCCGCGCGACTCATGAGGCCAAAACGACTATGGCGGATAGCTATCTGGATGTGCTGGTCTCCCTGAAGGAGAAATGGGAAAAGAAGAAGGCTGCAACTGATTGCGAGGCTCGTCTTCAGGAAGTCGTGGCAAATATAGATCTCTTGAAGGAGATCATGAGCAACAATCTCCTAGCTTCGGATGAGTTATTGCGGCTTCGAGCGAAGGAGATTGAGCTTGGGTCCGAGATCGATGTGATGGCGACTTCGGATTTCTCCGTTGGGAAGCTCGACCTGCCTCAGATTTCGGAGGATTTCTTCGATAAGGTCCCTTCTGCGGCGGATGACGTGGCGAAGTGCTCGGGTGATCGCACGGGAAC